Proteins encoded by one window of Halosolutus gelatinilyticus:
- a CDS encoding orc1/cdc6 family replication initiation protein: protein MGDGDEQRSLSQSIKGRLQEGAQNSVFRNKTLLDPDAVIDEDRIVGRDQQLDDIITYLRPILQGNRPPNMLLYGPSGTGKSLIINAVCEQVSDLATAQDIQFGVVQINCQTIKSHDRAVYRLVENAATEASIEAGVPETGISTDQKLRRFYEILSECFDSVIIILDEVDLLVGRQRDPNDEPAYSKLLYQLSRASQLGRIDGDISVAALTNDPRFMENLDGRAESSFNPQDVVFPDYDANQLQSILDRRRDAYRDGVLEDGIIPLSAAFAAQDHGDARKAIDLFRKAGELADRRGEETVREEHVRDAQEEAERDRTLTQMQGLSTQKKLSLYATAIVPVYAQRNLNAVPSTVAYRVYQYLADLLDADKKSRDSYLRYMTEAETYNFVTSEKRGRGYGSGVHKEYTFVDDPEVVAETLEADIRLEEIENNEDLIASVVNAQIDDFFEEK, encoded by the coding sequence ATGGGTGATGGCGACGAACAACGGTCTCTTTCACAATCTATTAAAGGCCGTCTGCAGGAAGGCGCTCAGAACTCCGTTTTCCGAAACAAGACGCTGCTGGATCCCGACGCCGTCATCGACGAAGATCGAATCGTCGGTCGGGATCAACAGCTAGACGACATCATCACGTACCTCCGACCGATTCTGCAGGGGAACCGTCCACCCAACATGCTCCTCTATGGACCGTCCGGAACCGGGAAGTCGCTCATCATCAACGCGGTGTGTGAGCAGGTTTCCGATCTGGCGACCGCCCAGGACATTCAGTTCGGCGTCGTCCAGATCAACTGCCAGACGATCAAATCACACGATCGTGCCGTCTATCGACTCGTCGAAAACGCGGCCACGGAAGCCAGTATCGAAGCCGGCGTTCCCGAAACCGGTATCTCCACCGACCAGAAACTCCGACGGTTCTACGAAATCTTGAGCGAGTGCTTCGACTCGGTCATCATCATCCTCGACGAAGTGGATCTCCTCGTCGGCCGCCAACGCGATCCCAACGACGAGCCGGCGTACTCGAAGCTTCTCTACCAGCTCTCGCGCGCTTCGCAACTCGGCCGTATCGACGGCGACATATCGGTCGCGGCGCTGACGAACGATCCCCGATTCATGGAAAATCTCGACGGACGAGCGGAGAGTTCGTTCAATCCGCAAGACGTCGTCTTCCCCGATTACGACGCGAACCAGTTGCAATCGATTCTCGATCGGCGCCGGGACGCGTACCGGGACGGCGTCCTCGAAGACGGTATCATCCCGCTCAGCGCAGCGTTCGCTGCGCAAGATCACGGCGATGCGCGCAAAGCGATCGATCTCTTCCGAAAAGCAGGCGAACTCGCCGACCGGCGGGGCGAAGAGACGGTTCGCGAAGAACACGTTCGCGATGCCCAAGAGGAAGCGGAACGCGATCGAACGCTCACGCAGATGCAGGGGCTCTCGACGCAAAAGAAGCTCTCACTGTACGCAACCGCGATCGTGCCCGTGTACGCCCAGCGAAACCTGAACGCCGTCCCCAGCACCGTGGCGTATCGAGTCTATCAGTACCTCGCAGACCTCCTCGATGCGGACAAGAAATCGCGCGACTCGTACCTTCGCTACATGACCGAGGCGGAAACGTACAACTTCGTGACGTCCGAGAAACGGGGTCGTGGATACGGAAGCGGCGTCCACAAGGAATACACGTTCGTCGACGATCCTGAAGTCGTCGCAGAAACGCTCGAGGCCGACATCCGACTCGAGGAGATCGAAAACAACGAAGACCTCATCGCATCCGTCGTCAACGCTCAGATCGATGACTTCTTCGAAGAGAAATAG
- a CDS encoding sugar phosphate isomerase/epimerase family protein, with protein sequence MTKFGFQLYSLHGVDEPLPDVIERVGDTTFDGVEFAGLGDATVEELTETLDRTELSVAGAHIGLTDIEDDPESVGETYRSLGCSDVAVAWIDPEHFESRSAVETIGHRLGEAADALAPYDINLHYHNHDQEFTQLNGDPAIAYLLDAADNVGFEVDLGWAGVAGYDPLQVLRDFDDRIDLVHLKDYDAAAGETSVVGEGDLDLEEAFAAVREQDVDWIIYEAEERPDSYDTLDGAAAVVNEHW encoded by the coding sequence ATGACGAAATTCGGTTTTCAACTGTACAGTTTGCACGGCGTCGACGAACCGCTGCCGGACGTGATCGAGCGCGTCGGCGACACGACGTTCGACGGAGTCGAGTTCGCGGGCCTGGGTGACGCGACCGTCGAGGAACTGACCGAAACGCTGGACCGGACGGAGCTCTCAGTAGCGGGCGCCCACATCGGATTGACCGATATCGAAGACGATCCGGAGTCGGTCGGCGAAACCTATCGATCGCTCGGCTGCAGCGACGTCGCCGTCGCCTGGATCGACCCCGAACACTTCGAATCGCGCTCGGCCGTCGAGACGATCGGACATCGGCTCGGCGAGGCGGCCGACGCGCTGGCACCGTACGACATCAACCTTCACTACCACAATCACGACCAGGAGTTCACCCAACTGAATGGGGACCCCGCGATCGCGTACCTCCTAGACGCGGCCGACAACGTCGGCTTCGAGGTTGATCTCGGATGGGCCGGCGTGGCCGGATACGATCCGCTGCAGGTGCTGCGCGACTTCGACGATCGCATCGACCTCGTCCACCTGAAAGATTACGACGCGGCCGCCGGCGAGACGAGCGTCGTCGGCGAGGGCGATCTGGATCTCGAAGAAGCCTTCGCCGCCGTTCGCGAACAGGACGTCGACTGGATCATCTACGAAGCGGAGGAACGCCCGGATTCGTACGACACGCTCGACGGTGCCGCTGCGGTCGTGAACGAGCACTGGTAA
- a CDS encoding DUF4177 domain-containing protein: MSNLTDRFGDESPRSGEYEYKVVPAPSSLLWFRIKHDETEQLLNELAHDGWDLDEAVVNWWGGADLILRRER, from the coding sequence ATGAGCAATCTCACTGACCGTTTCGGCGACGAGTCGCCCCGGAGCGGCGAGTACGAGTACAAAGTCGTCCCCGCGCCCTCCAGCCTCCTCTGGTTCCGGATCAAGCATGATGAGACCGAGCAGCTATTGAACGAACTCGCTCACGACGGGTGGGACCTCGACGAGGCCGTCGTCAACTGGTGGGGCGGTGCGGACCTGATCCTCCGCCGGGAACGCTGA
- a CDS encoding IS6 family transposase — MAEISRLVGCSDWIDMEVVERERTPEPAMKLGIQFHLAGLSLSNTVSFLADLGVERSRNAVHDWVRKAGLQPTEGRSQNHVVLDETVIRINSQQYWLYAACNPETTNLFHVRLFPTTTTAATQMFLAELREKHSVDSAVFLVDGAQHLQTALSRAGLRFHPERHGNRNSIERIFRELKRRTSSFSNCFSHVFPETAENWLQTFARWFNGPN; from the coding sequence ATGGCAGAAATCAGCCGCCTCGTCGGGTGTAGTGACTGGATCGACATGGAGGTTGTGGAGCGGGAACGGACACCCGAACCAGCGATGAAACTCGGTATTCAATTCCATCTAGCGGGTCTCTCGCTGTCGAATACCGTCTCGTTTCTCGCCGACCTGGGTGTCGAGCGCTCTCGGAACGCGGTTCATGATTGGGTGCGGAAAGCCGGTCTACAGCCTACCGAGGGCCGAAGCCAGAATCACGTCGTGCTGGACGAGACGGTGATTCGGATCAATTCCCAGCAATACTGGCTGTACGCTGCCTGTAACCCCGAAACAACCAATCTGTTTCACGTTCGACTCTTTCCGACTACGACGACCGCAGCAACCCAGATGTTCCTCGCTGAATTACGCGAGAAACACTCCGTCGATTCTGCCGTGTTTCTGGTCGATGGCGCTCAGCATCTCCAAACTGCGCTTTCCCGAGCTGGGCTTCGATTTCATCCTGAACGACATGGAAATCGGAACAGCATCGAGCGCATCTTCCGCGAATTGAAACGCCGAACGTCTTCGTTCTCGAACTGCTTTAGCCACGTTTTCCCTGAAACCGCTGAAAACTGGCTCCAAACGTTCGCTCGCTGGTTCAACGGGCCTAACTAA
- a CDS encoding helix-turn-helix domain-containing protein, whose amino-acid sequence MAVETGYYRSPRETSLEDVVDAVGIAPSTASEHLRKIESRVFSALFG is encoded by the coding sequence GTGGCTGTCGAGACCGGATACTACAGGTCGCCCCGAGAAACGAGCCTCGAGGATGTCGTCGACGCCGTAGGTATCGCTCCGTCAACCGCCAGCGAACACCTTCGAAAGATCGAATCCCGCGTCTTCTCGGCGCTTTTCGGGTAG
- a CDS encoding alpha/beta fold hydrolase: protein MTNTETHPTTDASLLADHDVESTYRDVNDVQLHVVAAGEPDAPLVVLLHGHPDFWYGWRDQIISLVEAGFRVIVPDQRGSNLSEAPDEIDAYRQSELSADVCELIRSEGRESAHVVGHDFGGFVAWNVALRDPSIIDRLGILNVPHPTVYRNVLRASPQQIVRSWYVWFYQLPKLPEWMFRRNDMANMVASLEVTSNPGTFDEETIHRYRSAWQHTGVGPRIHWYRGFRRSERPPRDTVVQPTLICWGEDDIALVPSMAKKSVDYCQNGQLRMFPETSHWVHHEREEVTKALLRHFS, encoded by the coding sequence ATGACGAACACAGAAACGCACCCGACCACCGATGCATCGTTACTTGCTGATCACGATGTTGAATCTACCTATCGCGACGTAAATGACGTCCAATTACATGTCGTAGCCGCGGGTGAACCCGATGCCCCACTGGTCGTCCTACTGCATGGGCATCCCGATTTCTGGTACGGCTGGCGCGACCAGATCATTTCGCTCGTCGAAGCCGGCTTTCGTGTGATCGTCCCGGACCAGCGGGGCTCCAATCTGAGTGAGGCCCCCGACGAGATCGATGCCTATCGGCAATCAGAACTGTCTGCCGACGTATGCGAATTGATCCGGAGCGAGGGCCGGGAATCGGCCCACGTAGTTGGACACGACTTCGGTGGATTCGTCGCCTGGAATGTAGCACTCCGTGACCCGTCAATCATCGATCGTCTCGGGATCTTAAATGTTCCACATCCAACGGTCTATCGAAACGTCTTACGAGCTAGCCCCCAACAGATCGTCCGGAGCTGGTACGTGTGGTTTTATCAGTTACCGAAACTACCCGAGTGGATGTTTCGTCGGAACGATATGGCCAATATGGTTGCTTCTCTTGAAGTAACTTCAAATCCTGGAACGTTCGACGAAGAAACGATCCATCGCTATCGGTCGGCCTGGCAACACACCGGCGTTGGTCCACGGATACACTGGTATCGCGGGTTTCGTCGTTCGGAACGCCCGCCACGCGACACCGTTGTCCAGCCGACGCTGATTTGTTGGGGAGAAGATGACATAGCACTCGTCCCCTCGATGGCTAAAAAGAGCGTCGACTACTGTCAAAATGGGCAGCTACGAATGTTCCCTGAGACATCACATTGGGTACACCATGAGCGTGAGGAAGTCACTAAAGCGCTACTGCGCCATTTCTCGTAA
- a CDS encoding IclR family transcriptional regulator, protein MTDSQPSIGTVGTSFEIIEGLNELGEAGITELAQYLDKSKSSVYKHLNSLLELGYVTKQDGRYKLGLAFFRLGYGIREANRLYKAASAPLDNLAQTTGETVSLIVEEHGDAVCLYQASSRPEGIRTIRESERVPPDSITAGKAILSGRSTSEAIQLLDRQHQDGQQAYSELCSELGSIHERQVLIERSPDESDCNAVATPIYDGDDYAIGAIMVYGSPTNMAGKHLEEDIPGLLISTAKTIEVELATR, encoded by the coding sequence ATGACAGACAGTCAGCCCTCGATCGGGACCGTTGGAACGTCGTTCGAGATAATCGAAGGGCTGAACGAGCTCGGGGAGGCCGGCATCACCGAACTCGCACAGTACCTCGACAAGTCGAAGAGTTCTGTGTATAAACACTTGAATTCACTGTTGGAACTGGGTTATGTGACGAAGCAGGACGGGCGCTACAAGCTCGGACTAGCGTTTTTCCGCCTCGGTTACGGCATCCGCGAAGCCAATCGACTGTACAAGGCCGCGAGCGCCCCTCTCGATAATCTCGCCCAGACGACCGGCGAGACGGTATCCCTGATCGTCGAAGAGCACGGTGATGCCGTCTGTCTCTACCAGGCCAGCTCTCGCCCCGAGGGAATCAGGACGATCAGGGAGTCAGAGCGTGTGCCGCCGGACTCGATCACGGCCGGAAAGGCCATCCTCTCTGGTCGGTCCACGTCCGAAGCTATCCAACTCCTAGATCGCCAGCACCAGGATGGTCAACAGGCATACTCCGAGCTATGCTCGGAGCTTGGATCGATCCACGAGCGGCAGGTGCTCATCGAGCGCTCACCTGACGAGTCTGACTGTAATGCGGTCGCCACTCCAATCTACGACGGGGACGACTACGCCATTGGCGCGATCATGGTTTACGGTTCACCGACGAACATGGCAGGTAAACACCTGGAGGAGGACATTCCTGGCCTCCTTATCAGCACCGCGAAGACAATCGAGGTCGAACTCGCCACCCGATAG